Proteins encoded within one genomic window of Schaalia sp. HMT-172:
- the mtnN gene encoding 5'-methylthioadenosine/S-adenosylhomocysteine nucleosidase — MNLSFPARPRVDAIIQAAMDMEAAPLLHALAPIGDDETPQAVLAGTMKTQRFALGLLDGRTVLVVTSGIGLANAASATGRALTLVDAPIVIAAGTTGGLARDINVGDIAVGTTAIYGQADATAFGYAMGQVPQMPVDYTSSDAAVARLAQLSALIAHTVRAGGIVSSDSFCTEANVGPMRERFPDAIGADMETCAMAQVCWSSGVDWISLRAVSDLCGPTADQAFHMDGPLAAAHSAQAVRAYLTLL, encoded by the coding sequence ATGAACCTCAGCTTCCCCGCACGCCCCCGCGTCGACGCCATCATCCAAGCCGCCATGGACATGGAGGCCGCGCCCCTCCTCCACGCGCTCGCCCCCATCGGCGACGACGAAACGCCCCAGGCCGTCCTGGCCGGCACCATGAAAACCCAACGATTCGCGCTCGGCCTCCTCGACGGACGCACCGTCCTGGTCGTCACCTCCGGCATCGGCCTGGCCAACGCCGCGTCCGCCACCGGGCGAGCCCTCACCCTCGTCGACGCGCCCATCGTTATCGCCGCCGGCACCACCGGCGGGCTCGCCCGTGACATCAACGTCGGCGACATCGCCGTCGGCACCACCGCCATCTACGGGCAGGCCGACGCCACCGCCTTCGGCTACGCCATGGGCCAAGTCCCCCAAATGCCCGTCGACTACACCTCCTCCGACGCCGCCGTCGCGCGGCTCGCCCAGCTGAGCGCGCTCATCGCCCACACCGTGCGTGCCGGCGGCATCGTCTCCTCTGACTCCTTCTGCACTGAAGCCAACGTCGGCCCCATGCGCGAGCGCTTCCCTGACGCCATCGGCGCCGACATGGAAACCTGCGCGATGGCCCAAGTCTGCTGGTCCTCCGGCGTCGACTGGATCTCGTTGCGAGCAGTTTCCGACCTGTGCGGGCCCACCGCCGACCAGGCCTTCCACATGGACGGCCCCCTCGCCGCCGCCCACAGCGCCCAGGCCGTCCGCGCCTACCTGACGCTCCTCTGA
- a CDS encoding endonuclease domain-containing protein: MDLNEELRKRHGITRITSLHHAELTPSMLPTGISHYRGWIYDRHSFTLDQVRAFVYNACLSCVSAAKFYDLPVATGELPPQTHLSVRHSRGMHYSKLRRFDDVCIHWEPVLSADEERTHVASIGTVLERVLVCMPLKVSLPMLDAARNRGLYDISTLTLPISGSRVPHLREAIGLSTDRARSILETVARLQLIDMGLTPEVGVWIEGVGEVDMIILGFIVIEVDGWAFHSSKEQREKDLKRDRELLRRGYVVLRFTYDNVMNGDFAREVPESVKAIQSLVSHSEAGEGRVAAKNIDFLQILGGLYLPHHGLGRAS, from the coding sequence ATGGACCTCAACGAAGAGCTACGTAAACGCCACGGAATCACACGAATCACAAGCCTGCACCATGCAGAGCTCACTCCCTCAATGCTGCCAACAGGCATCAGTCACTACCGGGGCTGGATCTACGACAGGCACAGCTTTACGCTGGACCAGGTCCGAGCCTTCGTCTACAACGCTTGCCTCTCGTGTGTAAGCGCTGCGAAGTTCTATGACTTACCGGTTGCCACTGGAGAACTCCCACCGCAGACTCATTTGTCGGTCAGACACAGCCGCGGAATGCACTACTCAAAGCTCCGGCGCTTTGACGACGTATGCATCCACTGGGAGCCGGTCCTGAGCGCCGATGAAGAACGCACACACGTCGCCAGTATCGGCACGGTGCTGGAGCGCGTGCTCGTCTGCATGCCTCTCAAGGTGTCACTGCCGATGCTTGATGCCGCGCGCAACCGCGGCTTGTACGACATATCGACCCTCACACTACCGATTTCTGGCAGCAGAGTTCCCCATCTTCGCGAGGCAATCGGCCTGTCGACTGACCGTGCACGCTCGATCCTCGAGACGGTCGCCCGGTTGCAACTCATCGACATGGGGCTGACTCCGGAGGTAGGAGTCTGGATCGAGGGAGTCGGCGAGGTCGATATGATCATCCTTGGCTTCATCGTCATCGAGGTGGACGGCTGGGCTTTCCATTCCTCGAAAGAACAGCGCGAGAAGGACCTGAAGCGGGATCGAGAACTCCTCCGGCGCGGATACGTCGTCCTTCGATTCACCTACGATAACGTCATGAATGGCGACTTTGCGCGAGAGGTCCCCGAATCGGTGAAGGCGATCCAAAGCCTCGTGTCGCACTCGGAAGCAGGGGAAGGGCGCGTGGCCGCTAAAAACATCGATTTCCTGCAGATCCTGGGCGGACTCTACCTGCCACACCACGGCCTCGGACGGGCATCTTGA
- a CDS encoding prealbumin-like fold domain-containing protein, whose product MEHHPCGARSRRATDAETEPRPRRAVARTLSALLVATTTALVGLVAPERADADATLETPGGGTVPVTSSAGRLGAATINASATDRTTNVPDNAYVGTVRGAGPYDAADPAQSSAPFQAGVTQPMLDAGVAAGDYWTYIARGLPAANPVSTGVISPQDTNALGYKPNKPGNVPIGQPFLLGTVRHNNFQVLSANKWVHSSIDVNIGGIEDSFPFDQEETEDDTDTTAALSDEGAYMLASRANGPSSCPAHAPYAALNRDAGPGVWYCYRHVGKRRGNRDIYTNNLAAYPDAAGTPDQSPNSEDVLTISRTTSTKTVMIDGIPYRLVIAGFTPSADGDCPETPPEGVTPVSTFTSKENKSSFGCLYASFSQERYIRIAKTVTAESEAIGGTIPSFNFTTLGIGDFVSPTGEPLATDQNASGFVDWSSFSDTPLTPTGYGKDGTVTSGYQAFIPGYSQFVIAETGPRIPGRRPLRFGEPGYFGPWKISDDPNSGRWELTDISCVNGVGEAVNVTRDPVTGGIDFSDVPPAKTAAAVPITCNFTIQQQAPKLRINKAVESVEGASGDTITVTYRVTATNDGTIAGTTGRLVDTPAFAPGLTLRSAAIATSLEGLGAARAQNAAASYILTQGTTVEPGEGATWYVRMTVARNKAAAGYSESLLECAPSNGRLAPGHGLYNSVAGPYDHDGAANNEDCAPARPRPIRIEKAGTQPMGTANEDGTYPLGGAAFAIYDNEALAGTPVSVLDGGAQFVTAPLETGKTYWLVETRAPAGHVLLPRAVPFHIEVGADASASTVITTDFGADEGFTSVRVIPASTGAGAAALPAIRVVDTQVGVLPNSGAAGIYPYLGLGAALLGLAGACAWVRRRTA is encoded by the coding sequence GTGGAGCACCACCCTTGCGGCGCCCGCTCCCGCCGCGCCACGGACGCGGAGACCGAACCCCGGCCTCGTCGCGCCGTCGCACGCACACTGTCCGCCCTCCTCGTCGCGACCACCACGGCCCTGGTCGGCCTCGTCGCTCCCGAGCGCGCCGACGCCGACGCAACCCTGGAAACACCCGGCGGCGGCACCGTCCCGGTCACCTCATCCGCCGGCCGCCTCGGCGCGGCCACCATCAACGCCTCGGCCACAGACCGCACGACGAACGTACCCGACAACGCCTACGTCGGAACCGTACGCGGCGCGGGCCCCTACGATGCGGCAGACCCAGCCCAGTCCTCGGCCCCCTTCCAGGCAGGAGTCACTCAGCCGATGCTGGACGCGGGCGTCGCCGCGGGGGACTACTGGACCTACATCGCGCGCGGCCTGCCCGCCGCCAACCCCGTGAGTACCGGTGTCATCTCGCCGCAGGACACCAACGCCCTGGGATACAAGCCGAACAAACCCGGCAACGTCCCCATCGGCCAGCCCTTCCTGCTGGGTACCGTGCGGCACAACAACTTCCAGGTGCTGTCGGCCAACAAGTGGGTGCACTCCTCGATCGACGTCAACATCGGCGGCATCGAGGATTCCTTCCCCTTCGACCAAGAAGAGACCGAAGACGACACCGACACCACCGCCGCCCTGAGCGACGAGGGCGCCTACATGCTCGCCTCGCGCGCCAACGGCCCTTCCTCCTGCCCCGCGCACGCCCCCTACGCCGCCCTCAACCGCGACGCCGGACCGGGCGTCTGGTACTGCTACCGCCACGTCGGCAAGAGGCGGGGCAACCGCGACATCTACACGAACAACCTGGCCGCCTACCCCGACGCTGCGGGCACGCCCGACCAGAGCCCCAACTCCGAGGACGTTCTGACGATCTCGCGGACCACCTCGACCAAGACTGTCATGATCGACGGCATCCCCTACCGCCTCGTCATCGCCGGCTTCACCCCCAGCGCCGACGGCGACTGCCCGGAGACTCCGCCCGAAGGCGTCACCCCCGTCTCCACCTTCACCTCGAAGGAAAACAAGTCCTCCTTCGGGTGCCTCTACGCCTCCTTCAGTCAGGAGCGCTACATCCGCATCGCCAAGACCGTAACCGCCGAATCCGAGGCGATCGGCGGCACCATCCCCTCCTTCAACTTCACGACGCTCGGCATCGGCGACTTCGTCTCGCCCACCGGCGAGCCCCTCGCCACCGACCAAAACGCCTCCGGATTCGTCGACTGGTCCTCCTTCTCCGACACGCCCCTGACCCCCACCGGCTACGGCAAGGACGGCACCGTGACGTCTGGGTACCAGGCCTTTATCCCCGGATACTCCCAGTTCGTCATCGCCGAAACCGGCCCGCGCATCCCCGGGCGCCGCCCCCTGCGCTTCGGCGAACCCGGCTACTTCGGGCCCTGGAAAATCAGCGACGACCCTAACTCCGGGCGCTGGGAGCTCACCGACATCAGCTGCGTCAACGGCGTCGGCGAGGCCGTCAACGTCACCCGCGACCCCGTGACCGGCGGCATCGACTTCTCCGACGTGCCCCCCGCCAAGACCGCGGCTGCCGTTCCCATCACATGCAACTTCACGATCCAGCAGCAGGCCCCCAAGCTGCGCATCAACAAGGCCGTGGAAAGCGTCGAGGGCGCCTCCGGCGACACGATCACCGTCACCTACCGCGTGACCGCCACGAACGACGGCACGATCGCGGGCACGACGGGACGCCTCGTCGACACTCCGGCCTTCGCGCCCGGCCTCACCCTGCGCTCCGCGGCGATCGCCACCTCTCTCGAAGGACTGGGCGCCGCCCGAGCGCAGAACGCCGCCGCGTCCTACATCCTCACCCAGGGCACCACCGTCGAACCCGGGGAGGGCGCGACCTGGTACGTGCGCATGACGGTCGCCCGCAACAAGGCAGCAGCCGGCTACTCCGAGTCCCTCCTCGAATGCGCCCCCTCCAACGGGCGCCTCGCACCCGGTCATGGCCTCTACAACTCCGTCGCCGGCCCCTACGACCACGACGGCGCCGCCAACAACGAGGACTGCGCCCCCGCCCGCCCGCGCCCCATCCGCATCGAAAAGGCCGGCACCCAGCCCATGGGCACCGCCAACGAAGACGGCACGTATCCGCTGGGCGGCGCTGCCTTCGCGATCTACGACAACGAGGCCCTGGCCGGCACCCCGGTCTCCGTCCTTGACGGAGGCGCGCAGTTCGTCACCGCTCCCCTCGAGACCGGCAAGACCTACTGGCTCGTCGAAACCCGCGCACCCGCCGGGCACGTCCTCCTGCCCCGCGCCGTCCCCTTCCACATCGAGGTGGGCGCCGATGCCTCGGCCTCCACGGTGATCACCACGGACTTCGGCGCCGACGAGGGCTTCACCTCCGTGCGGGTCATCCCCGCCTCCACGGGCGCCGGCGCCGCGGCGCTGCCCGCCATCCGCGTTGTCGACACCCAGGTCGGCGTCCTGCCCAACTCCGGTGCCGCCGGCATCTACCCCTACCTCGGCCTCGGCGCCGCCCTCCTCGGCCTCGCCGGCGCGTGCGCGTGGGTTCGGCGCCGCACGGCTTGA
- a CDS encoding low molecular weight protein-tyrosine-phosphatase, with the protein MTRPTRVLMVCTGNICRSTMAHAILDQAAARAGVDVVVDSAGVSDEEAGNPIDRRAARVLRDAGYAVPDHRARQIRPGELGEWDLILAMTSRHLGVLQRLADRAGVEYGGAPESADLRADTPRICLYRDLDPEGSGDVPDPWYGGHQDFLDTLDVIERVTPQILQLLS; encoded by the coding sequence ATGACCCGCCCCACCCGCGTCCTGATGGTGTGCACCGGCAACATCTGCCGCTCCACGATGGCCCACGCGATCCTCGACCAGGCCGCCGCGCGCGCAGGCGTGGACGTCGTCGTCGACAGCGCCGGCGTCTCCGACGAGGAAGCCGGCAACCCCATCGACCGTCGCGCCGCCCGCGTCCTGCGCGACGCCGGGTACGCCGTGCCCGACCACCGCGCGCGCCAAATCCGCCCCGGCGAGCTAGGGGAGTGGGACCTGATCCTCGCCATGACCTCGCGACACCTCGGCGTGCTCCAGCGCCTCGCCGATCGTGCGGGGGTTGAGTACGGGGGCGCGCCGGAATCCGCGGACCTGCGCGCCGACACCCCGCGCATCTGCCTGTACCGCGACCTCGACCCCGAGGGCAGCGGCGACGTGCCCGACCCGTGGTACGGCGGCCACCAGGACTTCCTCGACACCCTCGACGTCATCGAGCGGGTCACGCCGCAGATCCTCCAGCTTCTCAGCTGA
- a CDS encoding cytochrome c biogenesis protein/redoxin: MFLLLGLLGGLVTGISPCILPVLPVLFLGAAGGKETANAATASSSGDTNTVNPGLFRVAPGVSLGGGSAPAVAARKTADDSPSVARRPLLIVAGLVTSFMLITVAGSALLSLLHLPQTAIRWAGIMLLAAVGVGMIVPKVMEILERPFARIAPRTAGDGAGFGLGLVLGAAFVPCAGPVLTSVIVASNNGQFTWRIVGLAISFAVGVSIPLLAVALAGSGVAASLKARQRPLRIAAGVAMIALAIGIATDAPAALQRIIPDYTASLQAGDDEACETGACDPEQEVEARGDFAQCARGTGKDCGTLPALTSTEWMNALGQPTGTVTLVDFWSSSCTNCQREIPELERIYEKYKDYGLVVIGVHSPQQAYERDPSVVSDAVSRLGITYPVALDPELIDFQTYGASAWPTHYIAGADGQLVAVGRGTKGVEEQIRTLLTEAGASLPD, from the coding sequence ATGTTCCTCTTGCTTGGCCTGCTCGGCGGCCTCGTCACGGGCATCTCCCCGTGCATCCTGCCCGTCCTTCCCGTCCTATTCCTCGGCGCCGCCGGAGGGAAGGAGACCGCGAACGCCGCCACGGCCTCGTCCTCAGGCGACACCAACACCGTGAACCCCGGACTTTTCCGCGTCGCGCCGGGCGTTTCCCTCGGGGGAGGCAGCGCCCCCGCCGTCGCCGCGCGCAAGACCGCCGACGACTCGCCGAGCGTCGCGCGCCGACCCCTGCTGATCGTCGCAGGCCTCGTCACCTCGTTCATGCTGATCACCGTCGCCGGGTCGGCGCTGCTGAGCCTGCTCCACCTGCCACAGACGGCGATCCGCTGGGCCGGCATCATGCTACTGGCGGCCGTCGGCGTCGGCATGATCGTCCCAAAGGTCATGGAAATCCTGGAGCGCCCCTTCGCGCGCATCGCGCCGCGCACAGCGGGAGATGGCGCGGGCTTCGGCCTCGGGCTCGTGCTCGGCGCAGCCTTTGTGCCCTGCGCGGGGCCCGTCCTCACGTCCGTCATCGTCGCCTCGAACAACGGCCAGTTCACGTGGCGCATCGTGGGCCTGGCCATCTCCTTCGCGGTGGGCGTGTCGATCCCGCTGCTGGCCGTCGCCCTCGCGGGGTCTGGCGTGGCCGCCAGCCTGAAGGCCCGGCAGCGCCCGCTGCGCATCGCCGCCGGCGTCGCCATGATCGCCCTCGCGATCGGCATCGCGACCGACGCCCCCGCGGCACTCCAGCGGATCATCCCGGACTACACGGCCTCGCTTCAGGCGGGCGACGACGAGGCCTGCGAGACCGGCGCGTGCGACCCCGAGCAGGAGGTCGAGGCGCGCGGCGACTTCGCCCAGTGCGCCCGAGGCACCGGGAAGGACTGCGGGACACTGCCGGCCCTCACCTCCACCGAGTGGATGAACGCGCTCGGCCAGCCCACCGGCACCGTGACGCTCGTGGACTTCTGGTCGAGCTCGTGCACGAACTGCCAGCGCGAAATCCCCGAGCTTGAACGCATCTACGAGAAGTACAAGGACTACGGCCTGGTCGTGATCGGCGTCCACTCGCCCCAGCAGGCCTACGAGCGCGACCCCTCGGTCGTGTCCGACGCGGTGTCGCGCCTAGGCATCACGTATCCGGTCGCGCTGGATCCGGAGCTGATCGACTTCCAGACGTATGGCGCCTCCGCGTGGCCCACGCACTACATCGCAGGCGCGGACGGGCAGCTCGTCGCCGTCGGACGCGGCACGAAGGGCGTCGAGGAGCAGATTCGCACTCTCCTCACCGAGGCGGGGGCGTCCCTGCCCGACTGA